Proteins co-encoded in one Gammaproteobacteria bacterium genomic window:
- the lepB gene encoding signal peptidase I → MNFDFQAVMVVALLVTGLIWAFDAYVLLPRRERAAAALTQGGGQEAGEEQIRRIRKEPLLVEYARSFFPIILVVLVLRSFLVEPFRIPSGSMMPTLLAGDFILVNKYSYGIRLPLVGTKVVDIGAPQRGDVVVFRFPKDPATDYIKRIVGLPGDRIRYQDKMVYVNGEKATQEYVGIYAGVGAGLGMSGASLRTEQLGEVKHEILIQNSRHIAEGEFIVPEAHYFVMGDNRDNSNDSRFWGTVPEENLVGKAFMIWMNWDSAKGGITWNRIGNLLN, encoded by the coding sequence ATGAATTTCGACTTTCAAGCCGTAATGGTGGTGGCCCTGCTTGTGACAGGATTGATCTGGGCGTTCGACGCCTATGTGCTGCTGCCGCGGCGCGAGCGCGCCGCCGCCGCGCTGACGCAGGGCGGGGGGCAGGAAGCGGGCGAGGAGCAGATCAGGCGCATTCGCAAGGAACCCTTGCTGGTCGAATACGCGCGCTCCTTCTTCCCGATCATCCTGGTTGTGCTGGTGCTGCGTTCGTTCCTGGTCGAGCCCTTCCGGATTCCCTCGGGTTCCATGATGCCGACGCTGCTGGCGGGGGACTTCATTCTGGTCAACAAGTATTCCTATGGCATCCGCCTGCCTCTGGTCGGCACCAAGGTGGTGGATATCGGCGCGCCGCAGCGGGGCGATGTCGTGGTCTTCCGTTTCCCCAAGGACCCGGCCACCGACTACATCAAGCGCATCGTCGGGCTTCCGGGTGACCGCATCCGCTATCAGGACAAGATGGTCTACGTCAACGGGGAGAAGGCGACGCAGGAATATGTCGGCATCTACGCCGGCGTCGGCGCCGGTCTGGGGATGAGCGGCGCCAGCCTGCGCACGGAACAGCTGGGCGAGGTCAAGCACGAGATCCTGATTCAGAACAGCCGCCACATCGCCGAAGGCGAGTTCATCGTGCCGGAAGCCCATTATTTCGTCATGGGTGACAATCGGGACAACAGCAACGACAGCCGGTTCTGGGGCACGGTGCCGGAAGAGAATCTGGTCGGTAAAGCGTTTATGATATGGATGAACTGGGATTCCGCCAAAGGTGGCATCACCTGGAACCGTATCGGAAACCTGCTCAACTGA
- a CDS encoding DUF4845 domain-containing protein, which translates to MRRCGNKQEGLTFLSLLIVLAVIGFFAYIGIKLTPVYLEHFSVTSSLQSLAEEESQGLAVGELRSRLLKRLEINNVSHVTENDISVRSDAGSKTVTIQYEVQEPFYGNVSLLLSFEDSVTLAGN; encoded by the coding sequence ATGAGACGGTGCGGGAATAAACAGGAAGGACTGACGTTTCTCAGCCTGTTGATAGTGCTGGCGGTGATCGGCTTTTTCGCCTATATCGGGATCAAGCTCACCCCCGTGTATCTGGAGCATTTCAGCGTCACCTCGTCGCTGCAGTCGCTGGCGGAGGAGGAATCGCAGGGGCTGGCGGTCGGCGAGTTGCGTTCCCGGCTGCTGAAACGGCTGGAAATCAACAATGTGAGTCACGTGACGGAGAACGATATCAGTGTCAGGAGCGACGCCGGCTCGAAGACGGTCACCATCCAGTATGAGGTGCAGGAACCGTTCTATGGCAATGTCAGCCTGTTGCTGTCCTTCGAAGACAGCGTGACACTCGCTGGCAATTGA
- the rnc gene encoding ribonuclease III: MNPSHVKLCQRLGYPCAREDLLLMALTHRSYGSPNNERLEFLGDAALSLIIAEILYARFPRQDEGALSRLRANLVNGEVLARRARNLDLGEELLLGPGELKSGGYRRDSILAGALEALIGAAYLESGLDAARRLVQTVLGEEIESVSPDQAAKDPKTRLQEYLQARRMPLPEYRVLSVEGQDHAQLFRVECRVTGLDEALTGEGNSRRKAEQDAAGKALQLLQEAS, translated from the coding sequence TTGAATCCCTCCCACGTCAAGCTGTGCCAGCGGCTCGGATATCCGTGTGCCCGCGAGGATCTGCTGCTGATGGCATTGACCCATCGAAGTTATGGCAGCCCCAATAATGAGCGCCTGGAGTTTCTGGGAGACGCTGCCCTGAGCCTGATCATCGCCGAGATCTTGTACGCGCGTTTTCCCCGCCAGGATGAAGGGGCGCTGAGCCGTCTGCGCGCCAACCTCGTCAACGGCGAGGTGCTCGCGCGCCGGGCGCGTAACCTCGATCTGGGGGAGGAGTTGCTGCTTGGGCCGGGGGAGTTGAAGAGCGGGGGTTACCGCCGCGACTCCATTCTCGCCGGCGCGCTCGAGGCGCTGATCGGGGCAGCCTACCTGGAGTCCGGGCTCGATGCCGCCCGCCGGCTGGTGCAGACGGTGCTGGGCGAGGAGATCGAATCGGTGTCTCCGGACCAGGCGGCCAAGGATCCGAAGACGCGCCTGCAGGAATATCTGCAGGCGCGCCGGATGCCGTTGCCGGAATACAGGGTGCTGAGCGTGGAGGGGCAGGACCATGCCCAGCTGTTCCGCGTGGAATGCCGGGTGACCGGCCTGGACGAGGCGCTGACGGGGGAGGGGAACAGCCGCCGCAAGGCCGAACAGGATGCCGCCGGGAAAGCCCTGCAACTGTTACAGGAGGCGTCCTGA
- the era gene encoding GTPase Era: MHRCGYVAIVGRPNVGKSTLLNRILGQKITITSRKPQTTRHRILGIKTTPTVQAVYIDTPGLHRGVRHAINRVMNRTATAAVADVDVVLFVVECLKWEEEDEHVLGLLASADVPVILVLNKVDRLKDKEQLLPYIARMKEKRDFAAIVPVCATRGTQTEVLEEEVRRLLPESPPFFPEEQVTDRSERFLAAELVREKLTRLLGDELPYAVTVEIEEFKEGPELTTIGAVIWVERDAQKAIVIGRQGHMLKQIGTQARQEMERLFGVKVYLQLWVKVKEKWSDDERALRSLGYGD; encoded by the coding sequence ATGCATCGCTGCGGTTATGTGGCCATCGTGGGGCGGCCGAACGTCGGCAAGTCCACGCTGTTGAACCGGATCCTGGGCCAGAAAATCACTATCACGTCGCGCAAGCCGCAGACCACCCGGCATCGGATCCTGGGCATCAAGACAACTCCCACCGTCCAGGCCGTCTATATCGACACGCCCGGATTGCACCGCGGTGTGCGCCATGCGATCAACCGCGTGATGAACCGCACGGCCACGGCCGCGGTCGCCGACGTCGACGTCGTGTTGTTCGTGGTCGAGTGCCTGAAGTGGGAGGAGGAGGACGAGCACGTGCTCGGGCTGCTGGCGTCGGCGGATGTCCCCGTCATCCTGGTGCTCAACAAGGTCGACCGGCTCAAGGACAAGGAACAGCTGCTGCCGTATATCGCCCGGATGAAGGAAAAGCGGGACTTCGCCGCGATCGTTCCCGTTTGCGCGACACGGGGCACCCAGACGGAGGTGCTGGAGGAGGAGGTCCGGCGGCTGTTGCCGGAGTCGCCGCCGTTCTTCCCGGAGGAGCAGGTGACTGACCGCAGCGAGCGTTTCCTTGCCGCCGAGCTGGTGCGGGAAAAGCTGACGCGCCTGCTCGGCGACGAGCTTCCCTATGCGGTCACGGTCGAGATCGAGGAATTCAAGGAAGGTCCGGAACTGACGACGATAGGCGCGGTGATCTGGGTCGAGCGTGATGCGCAGAAGGCGATCGTCATCGGCAGACAGGGCCATATGCTGAAACAGATCGGTACGCAGGCCCGCCAGGAGATGGAGCGCCTGTTCGGCGTCAAGGTGTACCTCCAGCTGTGGGTCAAGGTGAAGGAGAAGTGGTCAGACGACGAGCGCGCCCTGCGCAGCCTGGGATATGGCGACTGA
- the recO gene encoding DNA repair protein RecO, with the protein MATEAVVSPALAGAAYGKAVLEPAYVLHHRPYRDSSLLLEILAAGYGRLALIARGARRPKSRLHGLLQPFQSLYASWSMRGELGILTAVESRAGEGPRGRALISGFYMNELLMRLLHRHDPHPTLFAVYESALQGLAAPGLHVSAEQAILRMFELTLLRELGYGLVLDREILGGEPIRPEGVYDYYPERGPVRADAAGSRVAEAGAEEYVARARPVRLHGGSLLALARGELCDPVQLSEVKRLMRTVLDGRLGGKPLASRKLFRRGGRMEANVEPMMKDEGRL; encoded by the coding sequence ATGGCGACTGAGGCGGTCGTGTCACCGGCCCTGGCGGGTGCCGCCTATGGCAAGGCCGTGCTGGAGCCGGCGTATGTGCTTCACCACCGACCCTATCGTGACAGCAGCCTTCTGCTGGAAATACTCGCCGCCGGATACGGCCGTCTCGCGCTCATCGCCCGTGGGGCGCGGCGCCCGAAGTCGCGTCTGCATGGGCTGCTGCAGCCGTTCCAGTCCCTGTATGCAAGCTGGTCCATGCGCGGGGAGCTGGGTATCCTGACCGCGGTGGAAAGCCGTGCCGGCGAGGGTCCGCGTGGGCGCGCGCTCATCAGCGGGTTCTACATGAACGAATTGCTGATGCGACTGCTGCATCGCCATGACCCGCATCCTACGCTCTTCGCCGTCTATGAATCGGCATTGCAGGGGTTGGCCGCGCCCGGGCTCCACGTGTCCGCGGAACAGGCGATCCTGCGCATGTTCGAGCTGACGCTGCTGCGCGAGCTGGGTTACGGCCTCGTGCTCGATCGCGAGATCCTGGGGGGCGAGCCGATCCGGCCCGAGGGCGTGTATGATTATTATCCCGAGCGCGGACCGGTTCGTGCGGACGCCGCGGGTTCCAGGGTGGCGGAGGCGGGCGCAGAGGAGTATGTCGCGCGCGCACGGCCGGTGCGACTGCATGGCGGCAGCCTGCTGGCCTTGGCGCGGGGGGAGCTGTGTGATCCCGTGCAGCTGTCCGAGGTGAAGCGCCTGATGAGGACGGTCCTGGATGGAAGGCTCGGTGGGAAGCCGTTGGCCAGCCGGAAGCTGTTCCGGCGGGGCGGGCGGATGGAAGCAAATGTGGAACCGATGATGAAAGATGAGGGCCGCCTATGA
- the pdxJ gene encoding pyridoxine 5'-phosphate synthase — translation MTVRDQDILLGVNIDHVATLRQSRGTRYPDPVQAAIEAEQAGADSVTLHLREDRRHIQERDVEMLRDILQTRMNLEMAVTAEMLAYAERIRPHNCCLVPERRAELTTEGGLDVAGQEAKIKDACERLAAAGCVVSLFVDAELAQIEAAARAGAPAIEIHTGHYADAADPRAVEEELERIRRAVEAGLAAGLQVNAGHGLHYHNVAPIAAIPGIRELNIGHAIVARALFTGLGEAVREMKRLMVEARR, via the coding sequence ATGACGGTGCGGGATCAAGACATCCTGCTGGGCGTGAATATCGATCATGTCGCGACGCTGCGGCAGTCGCGCGGCACGCGTTATCCCGACCCGGTCCAGGCGGCCATCGAGGCGGAACAGGCGGGTGCCGACAGCGTAACACTGCATCTGCGTGAGGACCGGCGTCATATTCAGGAGCGCGACGTGGAAATGCTGCGGGACATCCTGCAGACACGCATGAATCTGGAGATGGCGGTAACCGCGGAAATGCTGGCCTATGCCGAACGCATCCGCCCGCACAATTGCTGTCTCGTGCCGGAGCGGCGCGCGGAACTGACCACCGAGGGCGGTCTCGACGTCGCGGGGCAAGAGGCGAAGATCAAGGACGCCTGTGAGCGCCTGGCCGCCGCAGGCTGCGTTGTTTCCCTGTTCGTCGATGCCGAACTGGCCCAGATCGAGGCGGCGGCACGCGCGGGTGCGCCCGCTATCGAGATTCACACCGGTCACTATGCCGATGCCGCCGATCCGCGCGCCGTGGAGGAGGAACTGGAACGGATACGACGGGCAGTCGAGGCCGGTCTGGCGGCAGGACTCCAGGTCAATGCCGGGCATGGGCTGCATTATCACAACGTCGCGCCGATCGCGGCCATACCTGGTATACGCGAACTGAATATCGGGCATGCCATCGTGGCGCGCGCGTTATTTACCGGCCTGGGCGAGGCGGTACGTGAAATGAAACGGCTGATGGTCGAGGCGCGCCGGTGA
- a CDS encoding holo-ACP synthase, producing MIHGIGTDIVSVARMQANLDRYGDRFARRILGEHEYEQYQGIIHPARFLAKRFAVKEAVAKALGTGLSAGVQLRQICVEHDDRGKPRLAYSGQAATLCREAQICHSHVSISDEAQYAVAFVVLESQQAP from the coding sequence GTGATCCACGGCATTGGAACGGATATCGTCTCCGTCGCGCGCATGCAGGCCAACCTTGATCGCTACGGCGACCGCTTCGCGCGTCGGATCCTTGGTGAGCATGAGTATGAGCAGTACCAGGGGATTATTCATCCCGCCCGCTTTCTGGCCAAGCGTTTCGCCGTCAAGGAGGCGGTGGCCAAGGCGCTTGGTACGGGTTTGAGCGCCGGGGTCCAGTTGCGCCAGATCTGTGTGGAGCACGACGACCGCGGGAAACCCCGCCTCGCCTACAGCGGGCAGGCCGCAACCCTGTGCCGCGAGGCGCAGATCTGCCACAGCCATGTCTCGATCTCCGACGAGGCCCAGTATGCGGTAGCCTTCGTCGTCCTGGAGAGCCAGCAGGCGCCCTGA